One segment of Nostoc flagelliforme CCNUN1 DNA contains the following:
- a CDS encoding ParA family protein, producing the protein MQIRLAVISNAGGSGKTTLSVHLAYDLAKRKYNVALLDLDPQGSLTLFCGLNPPEPEQTLAGVLKDQFDGVWPLTPCWSQYTNNVVVCQGGMVLTQTADELVLHKRGAYLLADCLTDYPLAQDVVIFDCPATLGPLPLMALAACTHIIIPVQLEPKSIQGAAHLLEWYYYHCKYLRLNPTPEILGFVPNQYDVRRSTHRQMLAGLPEQLQHMKIRAFPAIRDSAEFVNASGQGLPLHIYRPSHPAKDDFKETTSHLVTLIGKPKTTKKTK; encoded by the coding sequence ATGCAAATTCGACTAGCTGTAATTAGCAATGCTGGAGGCAGTGGTAAGACTACACTTTCAGTTCATTTAGCTTACGACTTAGCAAAACGCAAGTACAATGTAGCCCTACTAGACCTAGATCCACAAGGCTCATTAACGTTATTCTGTGGTTTGAATCCACCAGAACCAGAACAGACTTTAGCAGGAGTTCTCAAAGATCAATTTGACGGTGTTTGGCCATTAACTCCTTGCTGGAGCCAATACACTAATAATGTTGTCGTATGTCAAGGGGGAATGGTATTAACCCAAACAGCAGATGAACTTGTCCTACACAAAAGAGGAGCCTACCTTTTAGCCGACTGTTTAACAGATTATCCACTAGCACAGGACGTAGTTATTTTTGATTGCCCTGCTACTCTTGGCCCTTTACCTTTAATGGCTCTAGCCGCTTGTACACATATTATTATCCCCGTACAGCTAGAACCAAAATCAATTCAAGGAGCAGCACATTTATTGGAATGGTACTACTATCATTGCAAATACTTGCGTTTAAACCCAACTCCAGAAATTTTAGGATTTGTTCCCAATCAATATGATGTTCGCAGAAGTACTCATAGACAGATGCTTGCAGGATTACCTGAACAGTTGCAACACATGAAGATTCGAGCATTTCCAGCAATCCGTGATAGCGCAGAATTTGTCAATGCCAGTGGTCAAGGTTTACCATTGCATATTTACCGTCCTAGTCATCCTGCTAAGGATGATTTTAAAGAAACTACTTCTCATCTTGTGACTTTAATTGGAAAACCTAAGACAACTAAAAAGACAAAATAA
- a CDS encoding transposase → MNLLDALAGNTGANSIAELSLNPLFPRSYNSIYKAISESFNTTSQDTSNKVEEAEEEKDNLIRVISELIDQPQKRPFYLFATDTTPHPRPYAKTLAERGYIYQPNTIKGNKPINIGHSYSILSILPEKKNANAAPWSIPISGERVSLDKSSVEVGSEQIQALMCDSSLHWHEKLCVLVADSAYSQRSFLFEQSKHQNLVIVARCRSNRIFYQSPPVEESKKKRGCPKNTVSGLIWLMLKLGIFRTRQHKHSRQLVRVAF, encoded by the coding sequence ATGAATTTGTTGGATGCGCTTGCGGGTAATACAGGAGCCAATTCAATTGCTGAGTTATCTTTAAATCCTTTGTTTCCTAGAAGCTATAACTCTATTTATAAAGCAATATCTGAATCATTTAATACAACTAGTCAGGATACGAGCAATAAAGTTGAAGAAGCAGAAGAAGAAAAAGATAACTTAATTAGGGTAATATCTGAGTTAATTGACCAACCACAAAAACGCCCTTTTTACTTATTCGCAACTGATACAACACCACATCCGCGTCCTTACGCTAAAACTTTAGCTGAACGTGGGTATATTTATCAGCCGAATACAATAAAAGGTAACAAACCTATTAATATTGGTCATTCTTATTCGATACTTTCTATCTTACCAGAGAAAAAAAATGCTAATGCTGCACCTTGGTCAATACCAATATCAGGAGAAAGGGTATCCCTTGATAAAAGTAGCGTTGAAGTAGGAAGCGAACAGATTCAAGCACTAATGTGCGATTCATCACTTCATTGGCATGAAAAATTGTGCGTATTAGTAGCAGATAGTGCTTATAGCCAACGTTCATTTCTCTTTGAGCAGTCCAAACACCAAAATTTGGTAATCGTCGCTAGATGCCGTAGTAATCGAATTTTCTACCAATCTCCACCCGTTGAGGAGTCAAAGAAAAAACGTGGCTGTCCAAAAAATACGGTGAGCGGTTTGATTTGGCTGATGCTGAAACTTGGCATCTTCCGGACGAGACAACACAAACACAGCAGACAACTCGTAAGGGTCGCCTTTTAA
- a CDS encoding transposase produces the protein MLCTWTPAIDNWGNSGINVKFPSKVCRRCDFRHLCIKSKSESEPRKLRLRPKEEHQIIQTIRSTQDTDEWKERYNTRAGVEGTLSQGINAFGLRKARYRNLPKVRLQHQITAVAINIVRMIAWLDGIPHAQTRISRFAALAVA, from the coding sequence TTGCTCTGTACTTGGACTCCTGCAATAGATAATTGGGGCAATTCAGGAATTAACGTGAAGTTTCCCTCCAAAGTCTGCCGCCGTTGTGATTTTAGGCATTTGTGTATTAAATCAAAAAGTGAAAGTGAGCCAAGAAAATTAAGATTGCGTCCAAAAGAAGAACACCAAATTATTCAAACTATCCGATCAACTCAGGATACTGATGAGTGGAAAGAGCGTTATAACACCCGTGCTGGTGTCGAAGGCACTTTATCACAAGGAATAAACGCTTTTGGTTTACGGAAAGCACGTTACCGCAACCTGCCCAAAGTCCGGTTGCAGCACCAAATCACCGCTGTTGCTATTAATATCGTTCGTATGATTGCTTGGTTAGATGGTATACCTCACGCCCAAACCAGAATATCACGATTTGCCGCACTAGCCGTCGCTTAA
- a CDS encoding calcium-binding protein: MALINGSDFNDNNTINGTPSILRPALNGTDDNDVLNGGAGNDILNGNRGNDSLDGGAGSDILNGGSGRDTLIGGAGGGDDTFVFSQGDDRIDGKDGFDTVIYRGTPQRIILSGVGSVRKPAGLGLDTLLSVENIIANAGVANNTIDASQSVAGVSITVNLETRSLVVNNVPDLGTLAFTVVAFDDVIGTNTNDTIVGDDQNNQLSGGNGNDTIKGGRGTDRLTGGAGNDIFDFDLLLESQPGGSSSDVITDFVGNNASLGDQIDLSTIDANPSLEGNQAFTFIGTAAFSAVGQVSYVAGILAANTNSNLSADFEIQLTGAPTLFVAAGNPTSDIVL; this comes from the coding sequence ATGGCACTTATTAACGGTAGTGATTTTAACGACAACAATACCATCAACGGTACGCCATCTATCCTTCGCCCTGCCCTAAATGGGACTGATGACAATGATGTTCTTAATGGGGGTGCTGGTAACGATATCCTGAACGGCAATAGGGGTAACGATAGCCTTGATGGGGGTGCTGGTAGCGATATTCTCAATGGGGGTTCTGGCAGGGATACCCTGATTGGGGGTGCTGGTGGCGGCGATGATACCTTCGTTTTCAGTCAGGGTGACGATAGAATTGATGGCAAAGACGGCTTTGATACCGTAATTTATAGAGGTACACCTCAAAGGATTATCTTGTCAGGTGTTGGAAGTGTTAGAAAACCTGCGGGATTGGGGCTAGACACGCTCTTGAGCGTAGAAAACATTATTGCTAATGCGGGTGTTGCCAACAATACCATAGATGCATCCCAATCTGTGGCTGGGGTATCTATCACTGTTAACTTGGAAACCCGAAGTTTGGTTGTCAATAATGTTCCTGATTTGGGAACATTGGCATTTACAGTAGTCGCCTTTGATGATGTCATTGGCACAAATACAAATGACACTATTGTTGGCGACGACCAAAATAACCAATTATCGGGTGGAAATGGCAACGATACCATTAAAGGTGGTCGCGGGACTGATCGCCTTACTGGAGGAGCAGGTAACGATATTTTCGATTTTGACTTACTTCTTGAGAGTCAACCTGGTGGATCATCAAGCGATGTTATCACTGACTTTGTTGGCAACAATGCCTCGCTAGGTGACCAAATCGATTTATCTACTATTGATGCCAACCCCTCTTTAGAAGGGAACCAAGCTTTCACTTTCATTGGTACTGCCGCATTCTCCGCAGTTGGTCAAGTTAGCTATGTAGCAGGTATTCTTGCAGCTAACACCAATTCCAATTTGAGCGCTGACTTTGAGATTCAGCTTACAGGAGCGCCAACACTATTTGTGGCAGCAGGAAATCCCACAAGCGACATTGTTCTTTAA
- a CDS encoding tyrosine-type recombinase/integrase: MIFNFKKYISLISRSSLAYVWKHYKERHLALVALSVHPHMLRYACGFYLASHGHDTRAIQAYLGHKNIQHTIRYTELTSDRFQKFWLD, encoded by the coding sequence ATGATTTTTAACTTCAAAAAATATATATCACTAATAAGCCGCTCATCTCTTGCTTATGTATGGAAACATTACAAAGAAAGGCATCTTGCTCTTGTAGCTTTATCGGTGCATCCGCATATGTTACGTTATGCCTGCGGGTTTTATTTAGCATCTCATGGTCATGACACCAGAGCTATTCAGGCTTATCTGGGACATAAGAATATTCAACACACTATTCGCTACACAGAACTCACGAGCGATCGCTTCCAGAAATTTTGGCTCGACTGA
- a CDS encoding Tn3 family transposase — protein MTSIERTAYPRLKRYFTAKELTEIYTPTKSEIAFAYSTAKGQSNIFNLIVLLKAFQRLGYFPKLSEIPNSIINHIRGCLKMPSEIVLGYENNKTMYRHRVAIREYLKVNDFDKNARHLAALAVHESAKVMDNPADLINVAIGELIKQRYELPGFYTLDRLVRRIRHLVNQKIFNFVINRLEQEYIEYINSLLDSYPTERLTPFNNLKQLPKRPTRNHLNDLLIHFTWLETLGDVKPFLDQITATKIQHFAAEARVLTASEMKAITLPKRITILLCLIYSAQVQTRDNLIEMFLKRMRSIHHKAKEELDKLREKQQSAIERLLGVFTNVLEIFVDEPVNTEILGQVNQVLAPGGGAQQLLNECEAVNAYKGNNYLPLIWRFYKSHRRVFFRLLSALKFSSTSSEKSVVDALKFLVENSHRRGEFIKESINLDFASPQWQKLVLTQNGEHSQIIRRHLEVCVFSYLAAELRSGDICVHGSEDYADHREQLLPWSECLPLIDQYCQNLGLASTADSFVQQLKSMLADTALQVDEAYPDNRQVVINDQGEPVLKKPPRHELSLQAKALIEAVEERFPERNLIDILKNVDYWTNFTRHFGPMSGSDPKLEHAIERYLLTTFAYGCNLGPTQAARHMRGVVTARELSFVNRRHVNADKLNAALTDIINRYNVLNLPKLWGDGSTAAADGTKYELYEDNLLSEYHIRYGGYGGIAYHHVADSYVALFSHFISCGTWEAVYIIEGLLKNNSDIQPDTIHADTQGQSTPVFALAYLLGIKLMPRIRNWKDLNFFRPDKETIYKHIDLLFKDPINWGLIKTHWQDLLQVVLSIQAGKVSSPVLLRKLGNYSHKNRLYQAFQELGRVVRTVFLLEYISDIKLRQQITAATNKVEAYHGFSKWFFFGGFGIIGYNSPEEQEKIIKYNDLIANAVIFHNVVDLTNILRDLKREGYLIMREDVTALSPYMNSHIKRFGDYSIDLDTLPQTLDEVAAFVFV, from the coding sequence GTGACATCTATAGAACGTACTGCTTACCCCAGGTTGAAGCGCTACTTTACTGCCAAAGAACTTACGGAAATTTACACTCCTACAAAATCAGAAATTGCTTTCGCCTATAGCACTGCCAAGGGACAAAGCAATATCTTTAACTTAATAGTTTTATTAAAAGCATTTCAGCGATTAGGGTATTTTCCAAAACTTTCTGAGATTCCCAACTCAATAATCAATCACATTCGTGGCTGCTTAAAAATGCCAAGTGAGATTGTTTTAGGTTATGAAAACAACAAAACAATGTATCGGCATCGAGTTGCTATCCGCGAATATCTCAAGGTAAATGATTTTGATAAAAATGCCAGACACTTAGCAGCATTAGCTGTACATGAATCAGCTAAAGTCATGGATAATCCTGCTGATTTAATCAACGTCGCTATTGGCGAACTAATCAAACAACGGTACGAATTACCGGGATTTTACACTTTAGACAGATTAGTACGTCGTATCCGACATTTAGTTAATCAAAAAATATTTAATTTTGTTATTAACCGACTTGAGCAAGAATATATCGAGTATATAAATAGCTTATTAGATAGTTATCCGACCGAAAGGCTTACCCCTTTTAATAATCTCAAGCAGCTACCCAAGCGTCCAACTCGCAATCATCTCAATGATTTACTTATACACTTCACTTGGTTGGAAACATTAGGGGATGTCAAACCATTCTTAGACCAAATTACTGCTACTAAGATACAACATTTTGCTGCTGAGGCTAGGGTTTTAACTGCTTCTGAGATGAAAGCAATTACGCTTCCCAAGCGAATTACTATTTTACTATGCTTAATTTATTCGGCTCAAGTACAAACCAGGGATAATTTAATTGAAATGTTCCTTAAAAGGATGCGTAGTATTCATCATAAAGCTAAAGAAGAACTAGATAAACTCCGAGAAAAACAACAATCAGCTATAGAGAGATTACTGGGAGTTTTTACCAATGTTCTGGAAATTTTTGTAGATGAACCAGTAAATACAGAAATTCTAGGTCAGGTAAATCAGGTTTTGGCACCCGGAGGAGGAGCGCAGCAATTGTTGAATGAATGCGAAGCTGTCAATGCCTATAAGGGGAACAACTATCTTCCATTAATATGGCGTTTTTATAAAAGCCACCGCCGTGTTTTTTTTCGGTTACTAAGTGCTTTGAAGTTTTCATCTACTAGCAGTGAAAAAAGTGTAGTAGACGCATTAAAATTCCTTGTTGAAAATTCACATCGACGTGGCGAATTTATTAAAGAGAGTATCAATCTGGATTTTGCTTCACCCCAATGGCAGAAACTTGTGTTGACTCAAAATGGAGAACATTCTCAAATTATTCGTCGTCATTTGGAAGTTTGTGTTTTCTCTTATTTGGCGGCAGAATTAAGGTCTGGGGATATCTGTGTTCATGGTAGCGAGGATTATGCTGACCACAGAGAGCAACTACTTCCTTGGTCAGAATGTTTACCTCTGATTGACCAATATTGTCAGAATTTGGGTTTGGCTTCAACTGCCGATAGCTTTGTTCAGCAATTAAAGTCAATGCTTGCTGATACAGCACTTCAAGTAGATGAAGCTTATCCTGATAACCGTCAAGTTGTTATTAATGACCAAGGAGAACCAGTATTAAAAAAGCCGCCACGTCATGAATTGAGTCTCCAAGCCAAGGCACTGATAGAAGCAGTTGAAGAACGTTTTCCAGAACGCAATTTAATTGATATTCTGAAAAATGTTGATTATTGGACTAATTTTACAAGACATTTTGGGCCAATGAGCGGCTCTGACCCCAAGTTAGAACATGCTATTGAGCGTTATTTACTAACTACCTTTGCTTATGGTTGTAACTTAGGTCCAACACAAGCAGCACGACATATGCGGGGAGTGGTAACTGCCAGAGAGCTTTCCTTTGTCAATCGTCGTCATGTGAATGCAGATAAACTAAATGCAGCATTGACCGATATAATTAATCGCTACAATGTTTTGAACTTACCAAAGTTATGGGGTGACGGCTCAACGGCAGCAGCAGATGGAACCAAGTATGAACTTTATGAAGATAACCTGCTGTCTGAGTACCATATTCGATATGGAGGTTATGGTGGCATTGCTTACCATCACGTTGCTGATAGTTATGTGGCATTATTTAGCCACTTTATTTCTTGCGGAACATGGGAAGCAGTTTATATCATTGAAGGCTTGTTAAAAAACAACTCTGATATCCAGCCAGATACAATTCATGCCGACACTCAAGGTCAATCAACACCAGTTTTTGCATTAGCCTATTTGCTGGGTATTAAGTTAATGCCTCGCATTAGAAACTGGAAAGATTTAAATTTCTTTCGTCCTGATAAAGAAACAATTTATAAGCATATAGATTTACTTTTTAAAGATCCTATCAATTGGGGTTTAATAAAAACTCATTGGCAAGACCTTTTACAGGTTGTGCTATCAATTCAAGCCGGAAAAGTTTCTTCGCCAGTTTTATTACGAAAGTTAGGTAACTATAGCCATAAAAATCGGCTTTACCAAGCTTTTCAAGAATTGGGACGAGTAGTAAGAACAGTATTCTTATTGGAGTATATCTCTGATATTAAGTTAAGACAGCAGATTACTGCTGCGACAAATAAAGTTGAAGCTTATCATGGTTTTTCTAAATGGTTTTTCTTTGGAGGATTTGGAATAATTGGTTATAATTCTCCAGAAGAACAAGAGAAAATTATTAAATATAATGATTTGATTGCTAATGCGGTAATCTTTCACAATGTGGTTGATTTAACAAATATTCTGCGTGATTTGAAGCGTGAAGGCTATTTAATCATGCGTGAAGATGTGACCGCTTTAAGTCCTTACATGAATAGTCATATTAAACGATTTGGTGACTATTCGATTGACTTGGATACTTTACCGCAGACATTGGATGAGGTGGCAGCGTTCGTTTTCGTGTAA
- a CDS encoding sigma factor: MLAIEQQKNLLVQRLKRSPNGSELSAQVNKTEVELTQILEQGQLAKHLMITANLRLVVAVAKKYRWSNLEFLDLIQEGAIGLQKAVEKFEPNRGYKFSTYAKGVDSASNYQSSCRTISHYSPTP; encoded by the coding sequence ATGCTGGCAATTGAGCAGCAAAAAAATCTTCTTGTGCAACGGCTAAAGCGTTCTCCAAATGGGTCTGAACTTTCTGCCCAGGTGAATAAAACAGAAGTAGAATTAACCCAAATCCTTGAACAAGGCCAACTGGCAAAACATTTAATGATTACTGCCAACCTCCGTTTAGTGGTTGCAGTCGCTAAAAAATATCGTTGGAGTAACTTAGAATTTTTGGATCTGATTCAAGAGGGAGCAATAGGTTTACAGAAAGCGGTAGAAAAATTTGAGCCGAATCGGGGCTATAAATTCTCTACTTATGCAAAAGGCGTGGATTCGGCAAGCAATTACCAGAGCAGTTGCAGAACAATCTCACACTATTCGCCTACCCCATGA
- a CDS encoding sigma-70 domain-containing protein, with amino-acid sequence MQKAWIRQAITRAVAEQSHTIRLPHDLTKRLMQIKKAHIELFQTLGRTPTIIEIAEAVDASPKQVSECLNAFRPLVSLELGIGEEQENQLQEILPDERISAQEYVALECLRSDLQDLLDTLKPNQRLVLMLQFGLEGEDKLTAKQVAQKLNLSHSKVRSAHGQGMKALRREQDKIKDYLAS; translated from the coding sequence ATGCAAAAGGCGTGGATTCGGCAAGCAATTACCAGAGCAGTTGCAGAACAATCTCACACTATTCGCCTACCCCATGACTTGACCAAAAGATTGATGCAAATCAAAAAAGCACACATTGAACTTTTTCAAACCTTGGGAAGAACACCCACTATTATAGAAATCGCTGAGGCTGTTGACGCATCACCTAAACAAGTTTCCGAATGCCTAAATGCATTTCGCCCGCTAGTTTCTTTAGAGCTAGGAATTGGAGAGGAGCAAGAAAACCAACTCCAAGAGATATTGCCCGACGAAAGAATCTCCGCACAAGAGTATGTTGCTCTAGAATGTCTCCGGTCAGATTTGCAGGATTTATTAGATACGTTGAAGCCAAATCAACGTCTTGTCTTAATGTTACAGTTTGGATTAGAGGGCGAGGACAAGCTGACTGCAAAACAAGTTGCACAAAAACTCAATCTGAGTCATTCCAAGGTACGTTCTGCTCATGGACAAGGAATGAAAGCTTTACGACGTGAGCAAGACAAAATTAAAGATTATTTGGCTAGTTGA